In a single window of the Pseudomonas oryzihabitans genome:
- a CDS encoding MFS transporter: MVNTTAPAHLTSKVQVEASTELQSRAMRKAAWRLIPLLALAYFFNYLDRTSVGYAALQMTGSLGLTAAQFGLGAGIMFVGYCLCEVPSNLAMYRFGARLWMARIMITWGVAAAATAFVVGPYSFYVVRFLLGVAEAGFFPGVIFFLTLWFPARYRTRVLAWFTVATPVSFLVGGPLSIWLLQMHGVWGLEGWQWMFIIEGLPACVLGFITLRLLANRPDEAKWLSIEEREALKEMVASEGTKSEKNHGFRDALKDPRVWILSLITFSFTLGTYGIGIWLPQMLKSQGVEFGMIGWIAAIPYFFSTLGLLIWAKHVDRTGKGIFNLVVALVLGGLALIFALNMNALVPALIGITLAMVGTISAKTIFYTLPAKFLTGQAAAGGIALINSIGAFGGFVGPYLMGYLKEQTQSFTAGLMVMGCILFAAALLAGSLKLFLRED; this comes from the coding sequence ATGGTGAATACCACCGCACCGGCCCACCTGACTTCTAAAGTTCAGGTAGAGGCTTCTACAGAGTTACAGAGTCGTGCCATGCGCAAGGCTGCGTGGCGTCTGATTCCACTGCTGGCGCTTGCTTACTTCTTCAACTACCTAGATCGCACCAGCGTGGGTTATGCCGCCTTGCAAATGACGGGTTCATTGGGCCTTACGGCTGCCCAGTTCGGACTCGGGGCAGGCATCATGTTCGTCGGCTACTGCCTCTGTGAAGTACCCAGCAACCTTGCGATGTATCGTTTCGGCGCCCGACTCTGGATGGCGCGCATCATGATCACCTGGGGGGTGGCCGCCGCGGCTACGGCTTTTGTGGTCGGCCCCTATAGCTTTTATGTGGTGCGCTTCCTATTGGGCGTGGCCGAAGCTGGCTTCTTCCCCGGCGTGATCTTCTTCCTCACCCTGTGGTTTCCTGCCCGCTATCGCACGCGGGTGCTCGCCTGGTTCACGGTAGCCACGCCTGTTTCCTTCTTGGTAGGCGGGCCGCTTTCCATCTGGCTGCTGCAGATGCACGGTGTTTGGGGCCTGGAAGGATGGCAATGGATGTTCATCATTGAAGGGCTGCCAGCCTGCGTGCTCGGCTTCATCACCCTGCGTCTACTAGCCAATCGCCCAGACGAAGCAAAATGGCTGTCGATTGAAGAGCGGGAAGCCTTGAAGGAAATGGTTGCTAGCGAAGGAACCAAGTCTGAGAAGAACCACGGTTTTCGCGATGCGCTGAAAGATCCTCGGGTCTGGATTCTCAGTCTGATCACCTTCAGCTTCACCCTTGGCACTTACGGTATTGGTATCTGGTTGCCACAGATGCTCAAGAGCCAGGGGGTCGAGTTCGGAATGATTGGTTGGATCGCAGCCATCCCCTATTTTTTCTCTACCTTGGGGCTGTTGATTTGGGCCAAACACGTTGATCGTACCGGCAAGGGGATTTTCAACCTTGTCGTAGCACTCGTACTCGGCGGCCTGGCGCTGATCTTCGCGCTGAACATGAATGCCTTGGTACCGGCGCTTATCGGCATCACCCTGGCGATGGTCGGCACCATCTCAGCCAAGACGATCTTCTATACCTTGCCTGCCAAATTCCTAACTGGTCAGGCAGCTGCGGGCGGTATCGCACTCATTAACTCGATCGGTGCATTTGGTGGATTTGTTGGCCCCTACCTTATGGGCTACCTGAAGGAGCAAACTCAA
- a CDS encoding SMP-30/gluconolactonase/LRE family protein: MSLFAPPKERSTEVFTRMPEEFWRDGDSDWVRANKPGQRVANFLEGPSFDRDGNLYVTDIPYGRIFRISASGEWELIVEYDGWPNGLKIHQDGRLFVADYRKGVLVVDPVNGRIEPFLTHRRSESFKGVNDLFFDADGCLYFTDQGQTGMHDPSGRVFRYDPTSTRLDCLLDNGPSPNGLVLDLEEKALLVAMTRGNAIWRLPLQGDSQTSKVGVFAAMAGGVSGADGLALDKAGSLYVCDAGHGCVWSFDRFGVPLYCYRTCTSGRTLTNLAFGGTDGRELYITDSSTGTVLRTVTEQAGKPLFSHREI; encoded by the coding sequence ATGAGCCTGTTTGCGCCGCCCAAAGAACGCTCTACCGAAGTGTTCACCCGTATGCCCGAAGAGTTTTGGCGTGACGGTGACTCCGACTGGGTTAGGGCCAACAAACCTGGCCAGCGGGTAGCAAACTTCTTGGAAGGGCCATCCTTTGATCGAGATGGGAATCTCTATGTGACGGACATTCCCTATGGCCGGATCTTCCGCATCTCTGCCAGCGGTGAGTGGGAACTGATCGTCGAATACGATGGCTGGCCGAACGGCTTGAAGATCCACCAGGACGGTCGGCTGTTCGTGGCGGACTACCGGAAAGGCGTCTTGGTCGTGGATCCTGTGAATGGTCGGATTGAGCCCTTTCTCACCCATAGGCGAAGTGAGAGTTTCAAAGGCGTCAATGACCTCTTCTTCGATGCTGACGGGTGCCTCTACTTCACCGACCAGGGGCAGACCGGTATGCACGACCCTAGTGGCAGAGTGTTTCGGTACGATCCCACCAGCACTCGTCTCGATTGCCTGCTGGACAACGGCCCTAGCCCAAACGGGCTGGTTCTAGATCTCGAAGAGAAGGCACTGCTCGTGGCCATGACACGCGGTAATGCCATTTGGCGGCTGCCGTTACAGGGCGATAGCCAGACATCGAAGGTCGGTGTGTTCGCCGCCATGGCGGGCGGCGTGAGTGGGGCTGACGGTCTAGCACTAGATAAGGCTGGCAGCCTTTATGTCTGCGACGCGGGCCACGGCTGCGTCTGGAGCTTCGACCGATTCGGTGTACCCCTCTACTGCTATCGCACGTGCACGAGCGGTCGCACGCTGACCAATCTGGCCTTTGGCGGGACTGACGGGCGCGAACTCTACATAACGGATTCGTCCACCGGCACCGTGCTCAGAACGGTCACAGAGCAAGCCGGCAAACCCTTGTTCTCCCACCGCGAAATCTAA
- the queC gene encoding 7-cyano-7-deazaguanine synthase QueC: MSQPKAVILLSGGLDSATIVAMAKAQGFACYTMSFDYGQRHRAELQAAERVARQLGVVEHKVIGLDLNGIGGSALTDPDIAVPETPGEGIPVTYVPARNTVFLSLALGWAEVLGARHLFIGVNAVDYSGYPDCRPEFVEAFERLANLATKAGVEGDTFKIEAPLQFLSKAQIVQAGTDLGVDYGLTVSCYQANSEGEACGRCDSCRLRADGFKAAGISDPTRYQ; this comes from the coding sequence ATGAGTCAGCCTAAAGCGGTCATCCTTCTCTCCGGCGGCCTCGATTCCGCCACCATCGTCGCCATGGCCAAGGCTCAAGGCTTCGCCTGCTACACCATGAGCTTCGACTACGGCCAGCGGCATAGAGCCGAACTGCAGGCGGCCGAGCGCGTAGCTCGCCAGCTTGGCGTGGTCGAACACAAGGTGATCGGCCTGGACCTCAATGGCATCGGCGGCTCAGCGCTCACCGATCCGGACATCGCCGTGCCGGAAACGCCTGGCGAGGGCATTCCCGTCACCTATGTGCCGGCGCGCAACACAGTGTTCCTGTCGCTGGCCCTGGGGTGGGCCGAGGTGCTTGGTGCTCGTCATCTCTTCATTGGGGTGAACGCGGTGGACTATTCCGGCTATCCGGATTGCCGACCGGAGTTCGTCGAGGCCTTCGAACGCCTGGCCAATCTCGCCACCAAGGCCGGCGTGGAAGGGGATACCTTCAAGATCGAAGCCCCGTTGCAGTTCCTGTCCAAGGCGCAGATCGTCCAGGCCGGCACCGACCTGGGTGTGGACTACGGGCTGACCGTGTCCTGCTATCAGGCCAACAGCGAAGGGGAGGCCTGCGGCCGTTGCGACAGCTGCCGCCTGCGTGCCGACGGCTTCAAGGCAGCCGGAATTTCAGACCCTACCCGCTACCAGTAA
- a CDS encoding CitMHS family transporter: MLTILSYTMIVCFMYLIMSKRLSPLVALILVPIVFACLGGFANGLGPMMLNGVKMLAPTGIMLTFAILYFCMMTDAGLFNPLIKVILKIVKGDPQRIVLGTAVLGTCVGLDGDGATTYIITTAALLPLYRRTGISLQVMATVLLLTIGVMNILPWAGPFSRAASAMHVDITDLFIEMIPIMVAGLAWVWFVAFYLGRAERSRLGTISLEDGEGLENFVEQRLSDWRFLFNAVLTITLIALMMLNVMPLPILFMVAFALGLVVNFPSMKAQKDVIGTHAANVLAVTLLIFAAGIFVGIMSGTGMVQAISESLVAVIPEAAGRYMSTFTAFISMPFTYVLTNDAFYFGILPILAETANHYGLTPQEMAIASLIGQPVHLLSPLVASTYLLCGLLNIDYGDNQRASIGWSVGTCLIMFVVAVALGKISLIY, translated from the coding sequence ATGCTGACCATCCTGAGCTACACCATGATCGTCTGTTTCATGTACCTGATCATGAGCAAACGGCTATCGCCCCTGGTCGCCCTGATTTTGGTGCCCATCGTGTTCGCCTGCCTGGGCGGTTTCGCCAATGGGCTTGGCCCCATGATGCTCAATGGCGTGAAGATGCTGGCACCCACCGGCATCATGCTGACCTTCGCCATTCTCTACTTCTGCATGATGACTGATGCTGGGCTGTTCAATCCTCTCATCAAGGTCATCCTGAAAATCGTGAAGGGCGATCCGCAACGGATCGTGCTCGGCACTGCGGTCTTGGGTACCTGCGTTGGCCTGGATGGCGATGGCGCGACTACCTACATCATCACCACCGCAGCGCTACTCCCGCTGTACAGGCGGACCGGTATCAGTCTGCAAGTCATGGCGACGGTGTTGCTGCTCACGATCGGGGTGATGAACATCCTGCCGTGGGCCGGCCCCTTCTCCCGGGCAGCAAGCGCCATGCATGTGGACATCACAGATCTCTTTATCGAGATGATTCCCATCATGGTGGCCGGGCTGGCCTGGGTCTGGTTCGTAGCCTTTTATCTGGGTCGCGCCGAGCGCAGTCGCCTAGGCACCATTAGTCTCGAAGACGGGGAAGGCCTAGAAAACTTTGTCGAGCAACGACTGAGTGATTGGCGCTTCCTGTTCAATGCCGTATTAACCATCACTCTGATTGCCCTGATGATGCTCAACGTGATGCCGTTGCCCATCCTCTTCATGGTCGCCTTTGCGCTTGGTCTGGTGGTCAACTTCCCAAGCATGAAGGCCCAAAAGGACGTCATCGGTACGCATGCGGCCAATGTGCTGGCAGTGACACTACTTATCTTTGCGGCTGGGATCTTCGTTGGGATTATGTCGGGTACCGGTATGGTGCAGGCGATCTCTGAAAGCTTGGTTGCCGTCATACCCGAAGCGGCAGGCCGCTACATGTCGACCTTCACCGCCTTCATCAGCATGCCTTTTACCTATGTATTGACGAACGACGCCTTCTACTTCGGCATCCTGCCCATCCTTGCGGAAACCGCGAACCACTATGGGCTGACTCCTCAAGAGATGGCTATTGCCTCGCTCATCGGTCAACCGGTGCACCTGCTTAGCCCGCTAGTGGCTTCGACCTATCTGCTTTGTGGCCTCCTGAACATAGACTACGGCGACAATCAGCGAGCTTCGATCGGTTGGAGCGTTGGGACGTGTCTAATCATGTTCGTTGTTGCCGTAGCGCTGGGTAAGATCAGCCTTATCTACTGA
- a CDS encoding hydroxymethylglutaryl-CoA lyase gives MSDLYPNDILVSEVGPRDGLQSVKATMPTHLKCEWISALAASGIREIEVGSFVSPKLLPQMADCADVVAHALTLPGLYVTALVPNLKGAQAAFSAGVHKVTLPISVSEPHSLANIRKTHAQVFDEVRDVVALRDEHYPDIQIEAGLSTAFGCTIQGVVTDDECLRMATRMAELGVDEIGLSDTVGYATPVQVRRLFNQLRIEVGQRAGSAHFHNTRGQGLANVVAALEAGVTVFDGSQGGLGGCPYAPGASGNIVTEDLVYLLEAMGLRTGIDIDRLVAAREWLVKGLPGEALYGFIPDAGVGKNFTYAQEAV, from the coding sequence GTGAGCGATCTGTACCCAAATGACATTCTCGTGAGCGAAGTCGGCCCTCGGGACGGCTTGCAGAGTGTAAAGGCGACGATGCCGACCCACCTCAAGTGTGAGTGGATCAGCGCACTTGCGGCTTCGGGTATCAGAGAGATCGAAGTAGGTTCCTTCGTTTCTCCGAAACTGCTGCCGCAAATGGCGGACTGTGCTGACGTGGTTGCCCATGCCCTGACTCTGCCGGGCCTTTATGTCACGGCTCTCGTTCCGAATCTCAAAGGCGCTCAAGCAGCCTTCTCTGCCGGCGTACACAAAGTCACGCTCCCCATTTCCGTGAGCGAGCCGCATTCCCTGGCCAATATTCGGAAGACCCACGCTCAGGTCTTCGATGAGGTTCGCGACGTTGTTGCATTGCGTGATGAGCATTACCCCGACATTCAGATCGAGGCCGGTCTATCCACGGCCTTCGGTTGCACGATCCAAGGCGTGGTCACGGATGACGAATGCCTGCGCATGGCCACGCGTATGGCCGAACTCGGAGTCGACGAGATCGGCCTGTCGGACACCGTCGGGTATGCCACCCCCGTCCAGGTTCGTCGGTTGTTCAATCAGCTTCGGATTGAAGTCGGCCAACGCGCCGGCAGCGCTCATTTCCACAACACCCGAGGTCAGGGACTGGCGAACGTCGTGGCGGCGCTGGAAGCCGGAGTGACTGTCTTCGACGGGTCTCAAGGCGGTCTGGGTGGTTGCCCTTACGCTCCCGGCGCATCGGGCAACATCGTGACCGAGGATCTGGTGTATCTCCTGGAAGCCATGGGGCTGCGCACAGGCATCGACATCGATCGTCTGGTAGCGGCGCGCGAATGGTTGGTTAAAGGACTGCCTGGCGAGGCGCTTTACGGTTTCATCCCTGACGCAGGTGTGGGTAAGAATTTCACCTATGCGCAGGAGGCTGTATGA
- a CDS encoding CaiB/BaiF CoA transferase family protein, whose translation MNNFEEKALPLAGIRVIEFVHMVMGPTCGLVLADLGAEVIKVEPVPEGDNTRRLMGSGAGYWMTYNRNKKSFAVDMKSPEGLEAVKKLIATADVVTENFRAGAMEKLGLGYEQVKAIKPDIIYSSMKGFLPGPYQNRTALDEVVQMMTGLAYMTGPVGRPLRAGASVNDVMGGMFSAISILAALLQRGTTGRGQFVQTGLFENSAFLVAQHMMQKAVTGKAAAPMPSRISAWAVYDVFETSEEDAQVFMGVVSDTQWQAFCEAFDFPEWAQDPELARNNQRVQARDVLLPRIRERLNGLDKQTVMTLCEKAGLPFSPIQRPQDLVDDPHLLASGGMADVSLPSGEAVKVPMLPIEMNGERFGTRLDVPELGSHSRSLLEQLGYTAADIERLERGGTIRGD comes from the coding sequence ATGAACAATTTTGAGGAAAAAGCGCTGCCGCTCGCCGGCATTCGGGTCATCGAGTTTGTTCACATGGTGATGGGCCCCACCTGCGGTTTGGTTCTGGCGGACTTGGGCGCAGAAGTCATCAAGGTCGAACCCGTACCTGAGGGCGATAACACCCGTCGGCTGATGGGGTCTGGCGCCGGCTACTGGATGACCTACAACCGCAACAAAAAGAGCTTTGCGGTTGATATGAAGTCTCCAGAAGGCCTGGAGGCGGTGAAGAAGCTCATTGCTACTGCTGACGTCGTGACGGAGAACTTCCGGGCAGGCGCCATGGAAAAGCTGGGCCTTGGCTACGAGCAGGTAAAGGCGATCAAGCCGGACATTATCTACAGCTCGATGAAAGGCTTCCTCCCTGGCCCTTACCAGAACCGTACCGCGCTCGACGAGGTGGTGCAGATGATGACGGGCCTGGCCTACATGACGGGGCCGGTAGGTCGCCCATTGCGTGCGGGCGCTTCGGTCAACGACGTCATGGGCGGTATGTTTAGCGCCATTTCCATTTTGGCAGCGTTACTACAGCGCGGTACTACCGGCCGTGGTCAGTTTGTTCAGACGGGCCTGTTTGAGAACTCAGCGTTCCTCGTTGCCCAGCACATGATGCAGAAGGCCGTTACCGGCAAAGCGGCAGCACCAATGCCCAGTCGTATCTCCGCGTGGGCAGTTTACGACGTGTTCGAAACCAGTGAAGAGGATGCCCAAGTATTCATGGGTGTTGTGAGTGACACCCAGTGGCAGGCCTTCTGCGAGGCTTTCGACTTCCCAGAGTGGGCTCAGGATCCCGAATTGGCTCGCAACAATCAGCGTGTTCAAGCGCGTGATGTTTTGTTGCCCAGGATCCGTGAGCGACTCAATGGCCTCGACAAGCAGACCGTCATGACCCTTTGCGAAAAGGCTGGTCTGCCGTTCTCTCCCATTCAACGACCGCAGGATCTGGTCGACGATCCTCATCTCTTGGCCTCGGGAGGCATGGCTGACGTTTCGCTACCTAGTGGGGAGGCCGTGAAAGTGCCGATGCTGCCCATTGAAATGAATGGGGAACGCTTCGGGACCCGATTGGACGTTCCTGAGCTAGGTAGCCATTCGAGAAGCCTTTTAGAGCAGTTGGGGTATACCGCCGCAGACATCGAAAGATTGGAGCGGGGCGGCACTATCCGGGGTGACTGA